A window of the Acidobacteriota bacterium genome harbors these coding sequences:
- a CDS encoding ABC transporter permease, producing MAERNKQCCSKAHLWLINFIGLIVPRRLRVDWRQEWEAELRYRELLLADWDRLDWRTKVDLLRRSLGAFRDALWLQSYRWEDEMIQDLRYGLRMLMKSPGFTFVAVLTLALGIGVNTAIFSIVDAVLLRPLPYPDSERLVFVNERTPQAEKVFVAWPNYLDWRAQNHVFEHIGVYNRDSYNLTGDGEPERLLTGQVSADMFAALGVNAALGRVFNNDEDQKSGAPVVVLSHGLWQRRFGTDPNILDRAITLNDRSYTVIGVMPPGFQFPARVELWVPAGQLSRDWQHRANHPGLYGVARLKPGVTISQARADTEAIALGLEQQYPDTNRDHRVMLTPLLENIVGDVGWALWVLLGAASLVLAIACANVASLLLVRAAARKREMAIRAALGASRARLARQLLTESVMLALLGGGAGLLLAQWSVKLLVAGGGIVLPRASEIGLDGRVLVFAVAASLLTGVLFGLAPAWQTGKASLQRTLKEAGRSLSAGKQRVRSVLIVAEMAMALVLLVGAGLLLRSFYQLNKVDPGFDYDHLLSFSLSLPQRKYAKLEQRIDFFSNLTENLSALPGAQSVGLASGLPFGSSSWRNSFVVEGRPISPPSELPLLEACLVSPDYFRTMGIPLRAGRYFTGQDNRQHLAGRDLSGLNEGAQGVVGLNAIVIDEEFARRYWPNEDAVGKRIRFGSVDPGSPLLSVVGVVGHVKMDKLSAESNRVQGYFSYLQFPFSNMAVVIKSQLEPAQMIAAARQQVQALDSSQPIYNLRTLEQIRADSIAPERLNLMLLGLFAALALILAAVGIYGVVSYAAAQRTHEIGIRLALGAPTGEVLKMVVGQGMKLAMIGSAIGVVASLALTRTLKSLLFGVSTTDPLTLGAIVLLLTGVALLACYLPARRATKVDPLVALRHE from the coding sequence ATGGCCGAGCGCAACAAGCAATGTTGTTCAAAAGCGCACCTGTGGCTGATCAACTTCATTGGCCTGATCGTGCCGCGCCGATTGCGAGTAGATTGGCGGCAGGAGTGGGAAGCCGAGCTGCGATACCGCGAGTTGCTGCTGGCTGATTGGGACCGCCTCGACTGGCGCACTAAGGTCGATCTGCTCCGGCGCTCTCTGGGTGCCTTCCGGGATGCGCTCTGGCTGCAATCGTATCGATGGGAGGATGAGATGATTCAAGACCTGCGCTATGGCTTGCGAATGTTGATGAAGAGCCCCGGCTTCACGTTCGTTGCCGTGCTCACACTCGCGCTGGGCATCGGAGTGAACACCGCGATCTTCAGCATCGTCGATGCGGTGCTGCTGCGCCCGCTGCCTTACCCCGATTCCGAACGGCTGGTGTTTGTCAATGAGCGCACCCCGCAGGCGGAGAAAGTCTTCGTCGCCTGGCCGAACTACCTCGACTGGCGCGCGCAGAATCACGTCTTTGAGCACATTGGCGTCTACAACCGCGACAGCTACAACCTGACCGGCGACGGAGAGCCGGAACGGCTGCTGACCGGGCAGGTTTCGGCTGATATGTTTGCGGCCTTGGGAGTGAACGCCGCGTTGGGGCGCGTCTTCAACAACGATGAAGACCAGAAGAGCGGCGCGCCGGTGGTCGTGCTGAGTCACGGTTTGTGGCAACGACGGTTCGGTACCGATCCAAACATCCTCGATCGGGCGATCACGCTCAATGATCGAAGCTATACGGTGATTGGGGTGATGCCCCCAGGGTTTCAATTTCCGGCCCGCGTCGAGTTGTGGGTTCCTGCCGGACAATTGAGCCGTGATTGGCAACACCGCGCCAATCATCCGGGTTTGTATGGCGTCGCGCGACTCAAGCCGGGCGTGACGATCTCACAGGCGCGAGCCGACACCGAGGCCATCGCCCTCGGTTTGGAACAACAATACCCCGACACCAATCGCGACCATCGCGTGATGCTCACGCCGCTGCTGGAAAACATCGTTGGCGATGTAGGCTGGGCGTTGTGGGTGTTGCTCGGCGCGGCGAGCTTGGTGCTCGCGATAGCCTGCGCGAATGTCGCAAGCCTGCTGCTCGTACGAGCCGCGGCGAGAAAACGCGAAATGGCGATTCGCGCGGCGTTGGGCGCAAGCCGCGCGAGGCTTGCCCGGCAATTGCTCACTGAGAGCGTGATGCTTGCTCTGCTCGGCGGCGGCGCCGGATTGTTGCTTGCACAGTGGAGCGTGAAGCTGCTCGTCGCAGGCGGTGGCATTGTCCTTCCGCGCGCAAGCGAAATCGGTCTCGATGGCCGCGTGCTCGTGTTCGCCGTGGCGGCGTCACTTCTGACCGGCGTCTTGTTTGGTCTGGCTCCGGCCTGGCAAACCGGCAAAGCGTCGCTTCAGCGGACCCTCAAGGAGGCAGGGCGCAGCCTGAGCGCCGGGAAGCAAAGGGTGCGCAGCGTTTTGATCGTCGCTGAGATGGCAATGGCGCTTGTGCTGCTTGTGGGAGCGGGGCTGCTGCTGCGCAGCTTCTACCAACTCAACAAAGTCGATCCGGGCTTCGACTACGATCATCTGCTGTCGTTCAGTCTTTCGCTGCCGCAGAGAAAATATGCAAAGCTCGAACAGCGAATCGACTTCTTTAGCAATTTGACCGAGAACCTGAGCGCGCTGCCCGGCGCGCAATCGGTCGGCCTCGCTTCGGGGTTGCCATTCGGCAGCAGTAGTTGGCGGAATTCGTTTGTCGTCGAAGGCCGGCCGATTTCCCCGCCGAGCGAACTACCGTTGCTGGAAGCCTGTTTGGTTAGCCCCGATTACTTCCGCACGATGGGAATTCCATTGCGCGCCGGTCGCTACTTCACCGGGCAGGACAACCGGCAGCACCTCGCGGGCCGCGACCTGAGCGGGCTCAATGAAGGGGCGCAGGGGGTGGTCGGGTTGAACGCAATCGTCATTGACGAAGAGTTCGCGCGGCGCTACTGGCCGAATGAAGACGCGGTTGGCAAGCGCATCCGGTTCGGAAGTGTAGATCCTGGCTCCCCATTGCTGTCGGTCGTCGGTGTCGTCGGCCACGTGAAGATGGATAAGCTGAGCGCTGAATCGAATCGAGTCCAGGGCTACTTCTCCTATTTGCAGTTTCCGTTCTCCAACATGGCGGTGGTCATCAAGTCACAGCTCGAGCCGGCGCAGATGATCGCCGCTGCCCGGCAGCAAGTACAGGCCCTCGATTCAAGCCAGCCGATTTACAACCTGCGCACATTGGAACAGATTCGCGCCGACTCCATCGCGCCTGAGCGGTTGAATCTGATGCTGCTCGGCTTGTTTGCCGCACTGGCGCTGATCCTGGCTGCCGTAGGCATTTATGGCGTGGTGTCATATGCGGCCGCACAACGCACCCATGAGATCGGCATCCGGCTGGCGTTGGGTGCGCCGACGGGCGAGGTCTTGAAAATGGTGGTTGGGCAAGGAATGAAGTTGGCGATGATTGGTTCGGCAATTGGGGTGGTGGCGTCGTTGGCATTGACGCGGACGCTAAAGAGCTTGCTGTTCGGCGTCAGCACGACCGATCCGCTTACCCTGGGGGCGATTGTTCTTTTGCTGACCGGCGTCGCGCTGTTGGCCTGCTACCTGCCGGCGCGGCGGGCCACCAAAGTCGATCCGCTGGTTGCGTTGCGGCACGAATAA
- a CDS encoding ABC transporter permease, whose amino-acid sequence MIQDLRYGVRMLVKHPGFTFVAVATLALGIGANTAIFSLVNSILLRPLPVADPAQVVCVSSVNRQGAGLGLFSYPNYRDFRDNNESLSGLAAHRFAPMSFSGIADKERNDERSNERIWGYLVSGNYFDVLGIKAVLGRTFSTEEDRTPGAHPVVVLSHRCFERRFAADPSIVGQTITLNGRQFTVIGIAPEGFTGTELIFTPEIWVPSMMQSWIDPGAGGLEQRESVQWFTVGRLKPGVSVAQAQTALNALATELAREHPQTNEGMTIQLTPPGLVIPAARTLAIGFAGMLMVTVGLVLLIACANLAGLLLARATERRREIAIRLALGASRWRLVRQLLTESVLLAAAGGGLGLLLAFWILELIVAWKPSLDFAVTIDLQMDVRVLSFTLLLSLVSGVLCGLIPALQATKTDLVPALKDDASISGYRRSGLRNGLIVAQVALSFVLLVAAGLMVRSLQRVQVLGPGFETENRVVMSVNLSLQGYDEARGQEFYRQLIARAESLPGVLSASVTSFLPLSLHYVGVPIYIEAPASARGAGVSEAMQGSVALNYFSTMGIPLIAGRDFTEQDKKDAPPVAIINETFARRFWPGQNAVGKRLSTGGSEGPLIEVIGVAKDGKYFSLSEEPRAFVYRPLLQNYVGGANNDGTLIVRTAAGASAIIAAVRREVQQLDASLPVFDVKTLTEHMRLSLFPLRVGAASAGSFGLLALMLAAIGIYGVMAYAVSLRTREIGIRIALGARAGDVLTMIVRQGMALAAIGLAIGFAAALALTRLMSSVLYGVSATDALTFVVVSLLLTMAVLAACYLPARSATKVDPMMALRHE is encoded by the coding sequence ATGATTCAAGACCTGCGTTACGGCGTTCGAATGTTGGTGAAGCACCCCGGCTTTACTTTCGTGGCCGTGGCGACGCTGGCACTAGGCATCGGCGCCAACACAGCCATTTTCAGCCTCGTCAACTCCATTCTGTTACGTCCGCTGCCGGTGGCCGATCCGGCGCAGGTAGTCTGCGTCTCGTCGGTGAACAGACAGGGCGCCGGCCTTGGGCTCTTCTCCTATCCCAATTACAGAGACTTCCGCGACAATAACGAATCTCTGTCGGGGCTGGCCGCGCACCGGTTTGCTCCGATGAGCTTCAGCGGCATCGCAGACAAAGAACGCAACGATGAGCGCAGCAACGAACGAATCTGGGGCTACCTCGTCTCGGGCAATTACTTCGATGTACTCGGTATCAAAGCCGTCCTGGGCCGCACTTTTTCTACGGAAGAGGATCGCACGCCCGGCGCGCATCCTGTGGTAGTGCTGAGCCACCGCTGCTTTGAGCGGCGCTTCGCCGCGGATCCCTCCATCGTGGGCCAAACGATCACCTTGAATGGGCGCCAATTCACCGTCATCGGGATTGCGCCTGAAGGTTTCACCGGCACCGAACTCATCTTCACGCCGGAGATCTGGGTGCCGAGTATGATGCAGTCGTGGATCGACCCAGGAGCGGGCGGCTTGGAACAGCGCGAGAGTGTTCAATGGTTCACCGTCGGCCGATTGAAGCCTGGCGTGAGCGTGGCTCAGGCTCAGACGGCGCTCAACGCACTTGCCACCGAGCTGGCACGAGAGCATCCGCAGACGAATGAAGGGATGACCATCCAGCTCACTCCTCCGGGTCTGGTGATTCCGGCCGCTCGCACTCTAGCGATCGGTTTTGCCGGGATGTTGATGGTGACGGTCGGGCTGGTTCTGCTGATTGCTTGCGCCAATCTGGCGGGCTTGCTACTGGCGCGTGCGACTGAGCGACGCCGGGAGATTGCAATTCGTCTGGCGCTCGGCGCCAGCCGTTGGCGGCTTGTGCGTCAGTTGCTGACCGAGAGCGTGCTGCTGGCGGCAGCGGGCGGCGGCCTGGGGTTGCTGCTCGCCTTTTGGATATTGGAATTGATAGTGGCCTGGAAACCATCTTTGGACTTCGCGGTCACCATTGATTTGCAGATGGATGTGCGCGTGCTGAGCTTCACACTGCTGCTGTCGCTGGTGAGCGGAGTGCTGTGCGGGCTGATCCCCGCGTTGCAAGCGACCAAAACCGATCTGGTACCGGCGCTCAAAGACGATGCCTCAATTTCCGGCTATCGCCGCTCCGGGTTGCGCAACGGCCTGATTGTCGCGCAGGTCGCTTTATCATTCGTGCTGCTTGTTGCCGCCGGTCTGATGGTTCGCAGCTTGCAACGCGTACAAGTGCTCGGGCCGGGATTTGAGACCGAGAACCGCGTGGTGATGTCCGTTAACCTGTCGCTTCAAGGCTACGACGAAGCAAGAGGACAGGAGTTCTACCGGCAGCTCATCGCGCGCGCCGAGTCACTGCCCGGAGTATTGTCGGCGTCGGTCACCAGCTTTCTGCCGCTCAGCCTTCACTACGTGGGCGTCCCGATTTATATAGAAGCTCCGGCGTCAGCGCGCGGCGCCGGCGTTTCCGAAGCGATGCAAGGCAGCGTCGCCTTGAATTACTTCTCGACGATGGGTATTCCACTCATCGCAGGGCGCGATTTCACGGAGCAAGACAAAAAAGATGCGCCGCCTGTTGCGATCATCAACGAGACCTTCGCGCGGCGCTTCTGGCCGGGTCAAAACGCCGTCGGGAAGCGATTGAGCACCGGCGGGAGCGAGGGGCCGCTCATCGAAGTCATCGGTGTCGCTAAGGACGGGAAGTATTTCAGCCTGAGTGAAGAGCCGAGAGCATTCGTGTACCGCCCGCTGCTCCAAAACTACGTTGGGGGCGCCAACAATGATGGGACACTCATCGTTCGCACCGCGGCCGGCGCCAGCGCGATCATCGCCGCTGTGCGCCGCGAAGTTCAGCAACTGGATGCGAGCCTTCCCGTCTTCGATGTCAAGACCTTGACCGAACACATGCGGCTGTCGCTGTTTCCGCTGCGCGTTGGCGCTGCCAGCGCGGGCAGCTTCGGGCTGCTCGCGCTGATGCTGGCAGCTATCGGCATTTATGGTGTGATGGCCTACGCGGTCAGCCTGCGCACCCGTGAGATCGGCATTCGAATCGCGCTCGGCGCGCGGGCGGGTGATGTGCTTACAATGATAGTGCGACAAGGCATGGCGTTGGCTGCGATCGGACTGGCCATCGGCTTTGCCGCGGCTCTGGCCCTGACTCGTCTGATGTCGAGTGTGCTTTACGGCGTGAGCGCAACCGATGCATTAACATTTGTGGTGGTCTCCCTATTGCTGACGATGGCGGTCCTCGCCGCTTGCTATCTCCCAGCGCGGAGTGCGACGAAAGTTGATCCGATGATGGCACTGCGGCACGAATGA
- a CDS encoding ABC transporter permease, which produces MIQDLRYGVRMLFKHKGFTLVAVVSLALGTGANTAIFSLINTVLLRPLPIDEPRQLVSLNNTEENHAFAFASFSYPNYKDFRDRNDVFSGLIGYRYAPLSLSHDGINERVWGYQVTGNYFEVLGVEAALGRVISSDDDRTAGAHPVAVMSYKCWWQRFGGDQNIIGKDVIVNGRSYMIIGVAPKGFYGTEVVSAPELFFPMAMQAQIESGAQWLDKRNVENIFVQGRLKPGVSMTQAQTAINAIAAQLEREYPEINERKRVVLSSPGFIGLTMRGPVLGFVGLLMAVVGMVLLLACINLANLLLARAAERRREIAVRLALGASRFRLVRQLLTESLLLALAGGALGLLPAFWLVNLLMAFRLPVNVPVAIDLHIDYRVFIFTLLLSLATGVLFGLLPALQATKTDLMHALKDEASFGSHRRSWWKSSLIVSQMALSLVLLVGGGLMMRALEQAQTINLGFDPNNAVEVSFHLRLQGYESAQGKEFQKRLLERVRALPEARSAGIADLVPVDLHFSRAAVFIEGQAVQRAANTPTAMRNRVTPGYFEAMSTRLLQGRDFTEQDDEKSPPVAIVNETFARRFFSGEDPIGKRFSLGSPEGTKTQIIGVVQDGKYAGLGEDPKPFVARPLWQSDVGSTSVIIRTDGDSQRLIAAVRREVLELDSHIPMSSATLVEKMNLPLLPARIVGSVLGGFGLLALVLAAIGIYGVISYAVSTRTHEIGVRMALGAQKADVLKLVLGQGMRLTLIGVAIGLSAALVLTRLMKTVLFGVSATDPITFVVASLLLGVVALVACYLPARRATRVDPMVALRHE; this is translated from the coding sequence ATGATTCAAGACTTACGTTACGGCGTGCGAATGTTGTTCAAGCACAAAGGCTTTACTCTAGTTGCCGTGGTCTCTTTGGCGCTCGGCACTGGAGCTAACACAGCGATCTTCAGCCTGATTAATACCGTTCTGCTGCGTCCGCTTCCAATAGATGAGCCGCGGCAACTAGTCTCACTCAACAACACCGAGGAGAACCACGCGTTCGCGTTCGCCTCTTTTTCTTATCCAAACTACAAAGACTTTCGCGATCGAAACGATGTGTTTTCCGGTCTCATTGGTTACCGCTACGCGCCGTTGAGCCTCAGCCACGACGGCATCAATGAACGAGTGTGGGGCTACCAGGTCACCGGTAATTATTTCGAAGTGTTGGGCGTCGAAGCGGCGTTGGGCAGGGTGATTTCATCCGATGATGACCGAACGGCGGGCGCACATCCGGTGGCAGTGATGAGCTACAAATGCTGGTGGCAGCGTTTCGGCGGCGATCAAAACATCATCGGCAAAGACGTGATCGTGAATGGCCGCAGCTACATGATCATCGGCGTTGCGCCCAAGGGGTTTTACGGGACTGAAGTCGTCTCAGCGCCGGAGTTGTTCTTCCCGATGGCGATGCAGGCGCAAATCGAAAGCGGCGCCCAGTGGCTGGACAAAAGAAATGTCGAAAACATCTTTGTGCAAGGCCGGCTCAAACCCGGCGTCTCGATGACCCAGGCGCAAACGGCGATCAACGCAATTGCCGCGCAGCTCGAACGCGAGTATCCGGAAATCAATGAACGCAAGCGAGTCGTGCTGTCATCTCCGGGTTTTATCGGGCTTACAATGCGCGGCCCGGTATTGGGGTTTGTAGGATTATTGATGGCGGTAGTTGGGATGGTTCTGCTGCTGGCCTGCATCAATCTCGCCAATCTGTTGTTGGCGCGCGCGGCCGAACGCCGCCGGGAAATCGCCGTGCGCCTGGCGTTGGGAGCGAGCCGCTTCCGGCTCGTGCGGCAACTGCTGACTGAGAGCTTGCTGCTGGCTTTGGCTGGCGGCGCGTTGGGACTGCTGCCGGCCTTCTGGCTGGTCAATCTGCTGATGGCTTTCAGACTGCCGGTCAACGTTCCGGTGGCGATTGATCTGCACATCGACTATCGCGTGTTCATCTTTACCCTTCTGCTCTCGCTTGCGACCGGCGTGCTGTTCGGATTATTGCCGGCGCTTCAAGCGACCAAGACTGATCTGATGCACGCGTTGAAGGATGAAGCCTCATTCGGAAGTCATCGCCGCTCGTGGTGGAAGAGCAGTCTGATTGTTTCTCAGATGGCGTTGTCTTTGGTGCTGCTGGTGGGCGGAGGCTTGATGATGCGCGCGCTCGAGCAGGCGCAAACAATCAACCTCGGCTTCGATCCGAATAACGCCGTTGAAGTGTCGTTCCATCTGCGATTGCAGGGTTATGAAAGCGCGCAGGGCAAGGAGTTTCAAAAGCGATTGCTCGAACGGGTGCGCGCTTTGCCCGAAGCGCGGTCCGCCGGTATCGCCGATCTGGTCCCCGTCGATCTCCACTTCTCGCGCGCCGCTGTTTTCATCGAGGGCCAGGCCGTTCAACGCGCCGCGAACACGCCGACTGCGATGCGCAATCGCGTAACGCCCGGATATTTCGAAGCTATGAGCACGCGTCTCCTGCAAGGCCGCGACTTCACCGAGCAGGACGATGAGAAGTCGCCCCCGGTGGCGATCGTCAACGAAACCTTTGCGCGCCGCTTTTTCTCCGGAGAAGACCCGATCGGCAAGCGCTTCAGTCTGGGCAGTCCCGAAGGGACGAAGACTCAGATCATCGGGGTTGTCCAGGACGGCAAGTACGCAGGGTTGGGCGAAGACCCGAAGCCATTCGTCGCCCGCCCGCTGTGGCAGTCGGACGTTGGATCGACGAGCGTGATAATTCGCACCGACGGCGATTCGCAAAGATTGATCGCCGCAGTTCGGCGTGAAGTCCTTGAATTGGATTCGCACATTCCGATGTCCAGCGCCACGCTGGTCGAAAAGATGAATCTGCCGTTGCTTCCGGCGCGCATCGTGGGATCGGTCCTGGGCGGCTTCGGGTTGCTGGCCTTGGTGCTTGCAGCGATCGGGATCTACGGCGTGATCTCTTATGCGGTGTCGACGCGCACACACGAGATCGGCGTTCGCATGGCGTTGGGCGCGCAAAAAGCCGATGTATTGAAGCTGGTGCTTGGACAAGGAATGAGGCTGACGTTGATCGGCGTGGCGATCGGCTTATCGGCGGCGTTGGTCTTGACGCGATTGATGAAAACGGTGCTGTTCGGCGTGAGCGCGACTGATCCAATAACGTTTGTCGTCGCGTCGTTGCTGCTGGGTGTGGTGGCTTTGGTGGCGTGCTACCTTCCGGCGAGGCGAGCTACGAGAGTGGATCCGATGGTCGCGCTACGTCACGAGTAG
- a CDS encoding ABC transporter permease, with protein MTDATRTTRFRFWLWLIRMIGVIVPRRLRADWRQEWEAELCYRETLLAEWDRLDWRTMLDLLRRSLGAFWDALALQPQRLEDEMFQDLRYGVRLLLKSKSFTVVAVFSLALGIGANTAIFSLIDALLLKPLPVKDPQQLVVFSVVRQGGNDVTFSYPLFERFNQANHSFAGIVASNGGDKMRMSVAEPGAGGQLESVQAEQVSGNYFSVLGVNAVTGRTLTEEDDRASDPQPVAVISYDFWQRRFGLDPGVVGRKIILEDFPFTVIGVAPPGFSGFEVGGKPDLWWSLRMTPQVYSGRKWPSWLLVMGRLRPGVSVEQARAELDAIHRQRLNEIPSERLSQLTPTERSNYFASRIELEPGGAGWTPLRKPFRQPLLILMMVVSLVLVIACANVANLLLSRAAARQKEIAVRLALGAGRFRLIRQLLTESLVLALTGGALGLLFAYQGTQLLLTYLPQERPVFLNVSPDARVLGFTLAVSVLTGILFGLAPALRATRLDLTASLKEKAGSGSSGRSRLALNKVLIVAQVGLSLFLLIGAGLFVRSLQKLKSLDAGFDRENVVVFEVEPGHGFSVAQQTSLYEQLLARLEVLPGVRAASVSGYQPLNRMTTASNSVTVPGHTPPAGEDTSCQLLWVGPKFFETMIMPLLQGRDFGPQEEQPFEAKPSQRAGGQAVQNATPYGEAAPLSAVINQTMAHYFFGDENPLGKHFYFMVGSLKARPFQVIGVVKDAKYKSLRETSRRAFYLSYFQDPGAGALTFLLRTTGNPTGFGSAIERTVRELNPRLRMAGLKTMDDVVNESLAQERFVAQLASFFSLFALLLACVGLYGIMSYAVTRRTNEIGIRMALGARSADVVRLVMKETMLLVAAGVAIGLGAALAATRLIASLLYGLTPNDPVTMAVAALLMIAVTALASYLPARRASRVDPMTALRYD; from the coding sequence ATGACTGACGCGACACGCACAACTCGGTTTCGTTTCTGGCTCTGGCTGATCCGTATGATCGGCGTGATCGTGCCGCGCCGGTTGCGAGCAGACTGGCGACAAGAGTGGGAGGCCGAGCTGTGCTATCGCGAAACTCTGTTGGCCGAATGGGACAGGCTCGATTGGCGCACCATGCTTGATTTGCTGCGCCGCAGTCTCGGCGCGTTCTGGGATGCGCTGGCGTTACAACCACAAAGATTGGAGGACGAGATGTTTCAAGACCTGCGTTACGGCGTTCGACTGTTGCTCAAGAGCAAAAGCTTCACCGTTGTGGCCGTCTTCTCACTCGCGCTCGGCATTGGCGCGAACACGGCAATCTTCAGCTTGATTGATGCGCTGCTGCTCAAACCGCTGCCGGTCAAAGACCCGCAACAACTCGTTGTCTTTTCAGTTGTCAGGCAGGGCGGAAACGATGTGACCTTCAGCTATCCGCTGTTCGAGCGATTCAATCAGGCAAATCATTCCTTTGCTGGGATCGTCGCCTCCAACGGTGGGGATAAGATGCGAATGAGCGTAGCTGAACCGGGTGCGGGCGGCCAGCTTGAGTCGGTGCAGGCGGAGCAGGTGTCGGGCAATTATTTTTCCGTGCTCGGCGTGAATGCCGTCACGGGGCGAACGTTGACCGAAGAAGACGATCGGGCGTCCGACCCACAGCCGGTCGCAGTCATCAGCTATGACTTCTGGCAGCGCCGGTTCGGGTTAGACCCAGGCGTGGTGGGCCGCAAAATCATCCTCGAGGATTTCCCTTTCACCGTCATCGGTGTCGCGCCGCCGGGCTTCTCAGGCTTTGAAGTTGGCGGCAAGCCTGATCTCTGGTGGTCGCTTCGGATGACTCCCCAGGTCTACTCCGGTAGGAAGTGGCCGTCGTGGCTGCTCGTGATGGGGCGGCTGCGGCCAGGGGTGAGCGTGGAACAAGCGCGGGCGGAGTTGGATGCGATCCACCGTCAGCGACTCAACGAGATTCCTTCCGAACGTCTTTCCCAACTGACTCCGACCGAGCGGAGCAATTATTTCGCAAGCAGAATCGAATTGGAGCCGGGCGGCGCGGGCTGGACCCCTCTGCGCAAGCCGTTCAGGCAGCCACTGCTCATCCTGATGATGGTCGTCTCCCTGGTGCTCGTGATTGCCTGCGCGAACGTGGCGAACCTGCTGCTCTCTCGCGCAGCGGCGCGGCAGAAAGAGATCGCTGTGCGGCTCGCGCTCGGCGCAGGGCGCTTCAGATTGATTCGGCAACTGCTCACCGAAAGCCTGGTGCTGGCGCTCACTGGTGGCGCGCTGGGTTTGCTCTTCGCTTACCAGGGGACTCAGCTTTTGCTCACTTACCTGCCGCAGGAACGCCCGGTTTTTCTCAATGTCAGCCCCGATGCCCGCGTGCTCGGCTTCACGTTGGCCGTTTCGGTGCTAACCGGAATTCTGTTCGGACTCGCGCCCGCACTGCGGGCGACACGACTCGACCTGACGGCCTCATTGAAAGAGAAAGCCGGCAGCGGCAGTTCAGGCCGCTCCCGACTGGCGCTCAATAAAGTTCTGATCGTCGCGCAGGTTGGGCTATCGCTCTTCCTGCTGATCGGCGCGGGGCTGTTTGTGCGTAGCCTGCAAAAGCTGAAGAGTCTGGACGCCGGCTTTGACCGGGAGAATGTCGTGGTCTTCGAGGTTGAGCCCGGCCACGGTTTTAGTGTGGCGCAGCAGACGAGCCTGTACGAACAGTTGCTGGCGCGGCTGGAAGTGCTGCCGGGAGTGCGTGCAGCCAGTGTGTCGGGTTACCAGCCGCTCAACCGCATGACGACCGCCAGCAACAGTGTCACTGTGCCAGGCCACACTCCGCCAGCAGGCGAAGACACCTCCTGCCAGTTGCTCTGGGTGGGGCCGAAGTTCTTCGAGACGATGATCATGCCCCTCCTCCAGGGACGTGATTTTGGCCCGCAGGAGGAACAGCCGTTTGAGGCGAAGCCCAGCCAACGAGCTGGCGGGCAGGCGGTTCAGAATGCGACCCCCTACGGTGAAGCTGCGCCGCTATCGGCAGTGATCAATCAGACGATGGCGCACTATTTCTTCGGCGATGAAAACCCGCTGGGGAAGCACTTCTACTTCATGGTTGGATCGCTGAAAGCCCGTCCCTTCCAAGTCATCGGCGTCGTCAAAGACGCGAAATACAAGAGCTTGCGCGAAACTTCGCGGCGAGCTTTCTATCTGTCGTACTTCCAGGATCCCGGCGCTGGCGCGCTGACTTTTCTGCTGCGCACCACCGGGAATCCCACCGGTTTCGGCAGCGCGATCGAGCGCACGGTGCGCGAGCTCAATCCCAGATTACGAATGGCCGGGCTGAAAACGATGGACGATGTAGTGAATGAATCGCTCGCGCAGGAACGCTTCGTCGCGCAACTCGCCAGTTTCTTCAGCCTGTTCGCGTTGCTGCTCGCTTGCGTCGGGCTGTACGGGATTATGTCTTACGCCGTGACGAGACGCACGAACGAAATCGGCATCCGCATGGCGCTCGGCGCGCGCAGTGCGGATGTCGTCAGGCTGGTGATGAAGGAGACCATGCTGCTGGTAGCGGCCGGTGTGGCCATCGGACTCGGTGCCGCGCTGGCCGCCACTCGGCTGATTGCAAGCCTGCTGTACGGGCTGACGCCGAATGATCCGGTGACGATGGCGGTGGCAGCGTTGCTCATGATCGCCGTGACTGCTTTGGCCAGCTATCTGCCTGCCCGGAGAGCGTCGCGCGTGGATCCGATGACAGCGCTGCGCTACGACTGA